The genomic region ATCCTATAGAGTCTCCACGGCGGTACAGTCATTAATTTGTCGCTCCAAGCTATTTTCCATACTTCAATAACTCTCTCAAATTTATCTTTGGCCTTCCAACATATACCCGAAACACATGTTTCTTTATTAGAATTATTTATATAGGGATTAGCAGAAAAAACGACTGTATTGGGAAACTTTTTCGTAAAAACAGATGAAAGCCATTCTAAAGTCCAAGATGCAGGGCTTTTTGCTTTGTATACTGTATATTGTGTTAATTTCCATAATTTAGCAAAATAATCATAACGACAAGCGTCCAGTACGATAAGGTGGTCCCAAGACAAATTATGAATTAGATTTATTTGATTTATAGCTGATTTGTTATCAGTTATAATTCTCAACGTTTGTTGCCCTAATAGACTTTATTTCTTGTTTAGATCATGTCTGAAATCTCTCCTGGTTCCGCAAGAATTATGGCCAAGTTCTTAGCCATGGATTGTCTAAGAGCTGTATACCTATAGCGAGGAGTACGTCCAAACCCTTCTCCAGTAGCTGTGTGAATAACCTCTTCGTCTCACTGACTAGCAAGTGAAGGATAGCTGCGTAGACTGCCCTCCCTCGAACAGTAGCCATTTCGACCATTACCCAAATATTTCGCAATATCTCAACTAAGAAAGCTGATTGGTAAACGGTAACAGGGGCCCGTGCAGCTGCTACGAGGAGTGCTCGTTGCTCGCTTGCTAAGGTTCTCCATGCTCCATTGCGGAGTGCTCTTCTAAGGAGCCGCTGCACTGCAACGCGTGGAACCGGGTAGGGCCCTGGGGCAAGGAGTTCAACAGTAAGCCTCCAAGCAGCTTCCCTAGCCTTAGCGTATTTTTGCATAGCTAGTATTGATAGTCTTGTTAATAACGTCAAGGCCCCAGGGCCCCGCAGACCGAATGTCCGAAAAAGAAAACATACTGTCCTATAGGGGGATATAAGCCTATCAACCGAGAAGGCGAAGATATCACTATAATATGTGCTTCACGCCAAGTGTCTAACCGAAACATGCTTCTTTCGTTATGGATTAAGAAGCTATTCGACAAAATCTTTTAAAGAGTAACAAGAATAATTAAAACATAATCATTAGAGCCATATGGATGATATAATGTAAATTTCAACTATAATATAAAGTCAAGATAAATTAATGGTTCATAAGAGTTACCTAGCACTCTGCTGCAAGCTGTGCCGTAGAACTTGAATACTTCAATACTTCCTAGTTCTCATTATTGACATCTAAGAATTCTTTTATTTCTTCGTGATTAAGTTTCTTATATCTTTCGAGGCTTCCTACGTCGTACCAGGGGCCTTTATAGATATAGGCTTTTACGCGCATTTCGCTCCTTATCATCCAGGGGATTAGGTCTCCCATTATGTCGAAGCTTTTGCCGAGTTCTTTCTCGGCTTGTGGCAGTACGTTTGGGTTTAGGGTGAGTATGGCTATTGTTGCTTTTATTTCTAGCCAGGGTTTTTCTCGTAACTCTACTATGTTGTTGCCCTCGAGCTTGGCTACGCCTACTGGTACTCGATACCTGTCTGCGAGTGCTAGTACTGCGTCAGCTTTTTCCCGGACGTGGTACTCTAGCAGTTCTTTTACGTTTAGGGGGGCGAGTATGTCTCCGTACCATATTAGGATCGGGTTTGAGTTTAGGAGGCCTTGCTTGTAGGCGTTGAGGACTGCGCCGCCAGTGTCACGGTACTCCTCGGTGTCGAGGCTGTAGTGTATTCTTACTCCCCATCTCTCGCCGTTGTTGAAGTAGTTTCGTATCTGTTTCCATTTGTAGCCTACGAGGAGCACGATCTCTTTTATGCCGTGTTTTGCGAGCCACCGGATGATGTACTCTAGAAGCGGCCTCTCATCGGGGCCTAGTGGAATCATGGGCTTAGGCACTATCTCTGTGTAGGGGCGGAATCTTGAACCCTCGCCTCCGGCAAGGATGGCTGCGACGATATTGTTTATGTTCAAGAGGCTGACCCTCCAGAGAAAAGAGCCTCTGATACGTCTGGCTTATATCCATATTGCTATATTGTTCTTGGCATGCACTCTTACTGTTTCTTGCATAACTCCATTATGATATTTAAAACACTTAAGTACATTAAAAGATTATTTTTGTATTCAGAAATTATCCATATTGGAACCAAGGTGAGGCTTCCTACATCTCTGGCTTAGCGGCTATTGTAATGTATCACTGTGTTTTGCTAGTATTTTTAGCTTTTCTAGAGCCTCGGTGAATGGTATGAGATCTAGTGGCGCCGTCGTGGTCAGTACGAGTTTCTCGGGCTTGCAGGTCTTCTCCACTTCTTGTATTGCTTGCCTTGTTTTCTCTAGGGGGTCTGGGTAGATGCTGCGGGCGTTGATTACTCCTAGTGCTAGGCCCTGGGGGCAGGCCTTGGCTAGTGCCTTTAGGGCTTTGCTGGGTGCGTCTGCGTAGCTTATTGCCACGTAGTCTGCCTTGGCCTCTGCTAGTTCTTGCATGGCTTCGGGGCTTGGGGGGTGGTAGTAGACTGAGAGGATCTTTGTGCCCGCTAGTGGCGCGAAGTATTTGTTGAAGAGCTCTGCGACGAGCTTGGCGTCCTCCTTGGTTGCGTCGGGGTCTCCTAGCCAGGGCTCGGCTACCTCGAAGCCAGCTGCGCCTGCTTCTAGGGCTTTTCTTGCCTCCTCGGCTAGTATCCTTGCTATCTCCTCCGCGAGCCCCTCTGCGCCGATCCCGGCCTCGTTCTTGGAGAGCTTGGCAAACGTCACCGGGCCCGGCACCAATACGCGTAGCCCGTGGCCCTTGGGCAGCCGGGGTGCTAGCAGCTTGGCCCTGGAGGGAAGCACCCAGCGCGCGGGGTCAGGCTTGTCGCGGAACACGGGGACGCGGTAGAAGAAGTTGTTGTCGAAGAACCTCTGCAAACCGTCCACGGCGACGTTCCGCCACGCCTCGGCGAAGGGCCGGAACATGTCGTGCCAAGACAGCACAGGGTCAGCAACCAAGCGGTACCCGAGCCCCACCTGCGCGCCGACCACCAATAGCTCCTCGAAGAACACTGTTCGGTAAGCCTCCAGGAACCCCACCGCGCCGTTATCCAGGTCCCTCATAGCGTGCCTAGCGTTATCACTACGGGGGAACCCTCCTAGCACAAACGCCTCAACCATCAAGCCACCACCCACACCAAGAGCTGCTACAGCACAGAGTCCTAAGACAACCACCACAAACAAGCCAATACAAAAACCCTACCACCCTCCACTCTCTACGACGAAGCGGTTCGCCACGTTCCTCTCCGGGGCCTAGTAGTTATCCTGCGGGGAAGGGGCTGTACAGCTGAGCACGTATATCATTAGTAGCTGCTAGCCCTGCCCGTCATACGGTATGGTTGTCTCTGGGAGGATGAACCCTGGCACGGAGTTGTACGGGACTATGCGTGTTCCTTACTGCTAGCCGGGGCTACACTTTATACCGTGTCTACGAGCATATACTGTTTTGAGGGTGTTTACAGTGAGCGTAGTCATTAGTGTCCGTATACCCCGAAAGCTAAAGGAGGAGCTTGAGAAGCTCGGCGTGAACTACTCTGCAGCGATCCGCAAGTTTCTCGAGGAGCTTGTTCGCCGGGAAAGGGCTCGCAGGCTACGAGAGGAGCTTGAGAGGTTTCGAAGAAGCGTAGACAGGGTTGAGGGTAATCTCGCTGCCGAGTTCATCCGGGAGGATAGGGATGCGCGCTAGACCCGTCGTTGTGGATGCGAGCGTGGTAGTGAAATGGGTTATCCCGGAAGAGTATTCTGAGCAGGCGCTGAGACTGCTCAACGACCATCTTGACGGCAAGATTGAGGCACACGCTCCATGCCTAGTAGTCTTCGAGGCCGCGAGCGCTCTGAGAAAATACGTGCTCCGCGGAATACTGTCCGAGCAACAAGCGCGAGAAGCCATGAAACTCATATGGAAAGCAGAACCCGTCATAGAGCACATAGGCTCGCAGCAAGCAATCGAGGCGCTCAGCCTCAGCTTAGAGCTAGGCATAACACCCTATGACGCAGCCTACCTCGCATTGGCGAAGAAGCTCGGAGCAGTACTCTTCACCGCCGACGAGAAACTATTAGCCAACCCAAAGATAGCAGACATGAAGATAGTCAAGCACATAGCCAGCTACGAGTAGGGCCAACCCAAGCACAAAGCAGCGGCCTTAGAGCTACATACGCTATCTCTTCTTCCTGCCTTGGAGTAATTGGCGTAGGAGCTCCTCTACGCGTGGGCTCACGTACTTGTCTGGGCACGGGGGCTCTACTGGTTCCCCGCGTTTGGCTTTCTCGACGCGCTCTGGGAACCCGAGCACGATTTCACGTAGTAGCTCATTGGTGTCGAGGACTCCCTCGTACTTCTCCCTGTAAATAACCCTCCCGTTTTCGGCTAGCGCTGCGAGCGTCGTCGGCGATGCCTTTACCAGGTATTCTTCGAAGGTCTTGGCGGCTGCCTCTGAGTCGCAGTCCTTTTCGAACCAGGCGCAAAGAACTATTACGTAGAAGTAGCCCTGCCTATCCCCATGCTCCTCTATGAAGGGGTACCAGTACTTGTCATGGATTCTGCAAGCAGGGCATCTAGTGTTGTCGAAGTAGACGACGTAGGTGCCGTCTCCTAGTTCTCCCGGCCGGAACGCCTCTCCCTCGGTGCGTAGCAGCCTCCACTTCCGGGTAGAGGGGTCGTAGACGTATATGCCGTGCCTGCTTCCGGGGCCCACCTTCTCCACTACTTCTCCGCTCTCCTCGCGCAACTCTCTCCACATCTTCTTGGCCTTCTCCTCCAGGAGCCTCTTGATCTCCTCGTTGACCGGGCTACCCATGGATCCGTCACCCCCAGGAGCTAGATTGGGAGAATCCTCTTGGCTCGCTGGATCCTTGCAAAGCGGTAGAGGTGTAGCAGCGGGATCACACCGAGAAACAAATAGCAAAGCCAAATTCCTACTACACGGCTTAACCATCTTGCGGTATTTCTAAGGAATAACCTTTAGTCCCAGCTTTGAAGCTCTTCTCCGAAGCTTTTTATCATACGTAGCCAATACGAGGCCATGATGAAGAGCCATGGCAAGAATGATATAGTCATTCACCTCTTTTACATTCTCCCCATCTACTTCAAGCATATGGAGCGCGTTAAGAATAACTATTTTGGGTTCTAATACGTATGTTATCCTAGGGTCTTCAAAGTATTCTTGTAGTTTTTGTGCAACAAAGTCCGGGCTCGCACCCACGAGTCGGAGCATGACCCATATATATTCGTGGATAACAATTGATGGAATATAGATTTCCTTGGCGCCATCAATAATCCCTATCGCCTCCTCGTGGTGCTCACTATCCTCAACGGTCTCGTATACTAGGATATTCGTGTCAGGAAGTAGCTTCAATCATCATCTCCTCAACAGCTTCCTCCATTTCCTCAACACTTATCTTCTTACCAGCCCTTAGCGTCAACCTCCTTTTTCGCAACGGAACTATTTTGATAACACCTTCAGCCTCATCATAAACTACTTTAACGAGATCACCCTCCTTTATCCCTGCCTTGGCCCTTACCGCTGCAGGAATAGTGACCTGGTAATGACGAGTAACCTTAACAACCTCTTCAACCACAATAATTCCCTAGTAAGGAAGTGTATACTACTACTACATAAGGATTTCTAGTAGAGAGCTATTATCCGCAATAAGGCGTTTAGATAAAACCGGTAGCTCAATACATATTTCAGGAATACTCTTTCGCCTACCGCTCCAAGGCCCGGTCCAGCAATTTTTCAATAATCCTTCATACTCCCTAGTCCTCTTAGCACTACAGAGCGGCGCGGCTCCGATTATGCTGCCT from Pyrofollis japonicus harbors:
- a CDS encoding AbrB/MazE/SpoVT family DNA-binding domain-containing protein — protein: MVEEVVKVTRHYQVTIPAAVRAKAGIKEGDLVKVVYDEAEGVIKIVPLRKRRLTLRAGKKISVEEMEEAVEEMMIEATS
- a CDS encoding nucleotidyltransferase family protein, which codes for MNINNIVAAILAGGEGSRFRPYTEIVPKPMIPLGPDERPLLEYIIRWLAKHGIKEIVLLVGYKWKQIRNYFNNGERWGVRIHYSLDTEEYRDTGGAVLNAYKQGLLNSNPILIWYGDILAPLNVKELLEYHVREKADAVLALADRYRVPVGVAKLEGNNIVELREKPWLEIKATIAILTLNPNVLPQAEKELGKSFDIMGDLIPWMIRSEMRVKAYIYKGPWYDVGSLERYKKLNHEEIKEFLDVNNEN
- the vapB gene encoding type II toxin-antitoxin system VapB family antitoxin codes for the protein MSVVISVRIPRKLKEELEKLGVNYSAAIRKFLEELVRRERARRLREELERFRRSVDRVEGNLAAEFIREDRDAR
- a CDS encoding type II toxin-antitoxin system VapC family toxin, with the protein product MRARPVVVDASVVVKWVIPEEYSEQALRLLNDHLDGKIEAHAPCLVVFEAASALRKYVLRGILSEQQAREAMKLIWKAEPVIEHIGSQQAIEALSLSLELGITPYDAAYLALAKKLGAVLFTADEKLLANPKIADMKIVKHIASYE
- a CDS encoding PIN domain-containing protein, whose protein sequence is MKLLPDTNILVYETVEDSEHHEEAIGIIDGAKEIYIPSIVIHEYIWVMLRLVGASPDFVAQKLQEYFEDPRITYVLEPKIVILNALHMLEVDGENVKEVNDYIILAMALHHGLVLATYDKKLRRRASKLGLKVIP